The following proteins come from a genomic window of Corallococcus sp. NCRR:
- a CDS encoding peptidylprolyl isomerase encodes MRPASFRASLLSRSVVLSLGLALGVLGLTGCRPQAQEGPDPTVVATVNGESLSRTDFEQELARELATTEGPEPTPEEVEPFKRALVDTLVKRMLLLQAAKQNNIAVTPEEVDRGVLRLSGDYPAGNFNEVLAQGQLSMAELRAREASRLTIEKLFTHHVYSRVAVTEEELRAYYAAHEADFQEPEEVHAAQMVVKGLDEARRLQAQLKAGKKFSDLARRYSLSADAKVGGDLGFFPRGQMPPAFDEVVFKLGVGQVSDVVSTEYGYHLFKVLERRSARKRELVEVRAKVEGRLLEAKRAAAQEAFEKELRDKAQVVVNEATLQTIRGRPAPQAAK; translated from the coding sequence ATGCGTCCCGCTTCCTTCCGCGCCTCCCTGCTTTCGCGGTCCGTCGTCCTGAGCCTGGGGCTCGCCCTGGGAGTCCTGGGGCTGACGGGCTGCCGGCCGCAGGCCCAGGAGGGGCCGGACCCCACGGTGGTGGCCACCGTGAACGGCGAGTCGCTCAGCCGGACGGACTTCGAACAGGAGCTGGCGCGGGAGCTGGCCACCACGGAGGGGCCGGAGCCCACGCCCGAGGAGGTGGAGCCCTTCAAGCGGGCGCTCGTGGACACGCTCGTGAAGCGCATGCTGCTGCTCCAGGCGGCGAAGCAGAACAACATCGCCGTGACCCCCGAAGAGGTGGACCGCGGCGTGCTGCGGCTGTCCGGCGACTACCCGGCGGGCAACTTCAATGAGGTGCTCGCCCAGGGGCAGCTGTCCATGGCGGAGCTGCGCGCGCGGGAAGCGAGCCGGCTCACCATCGAGAAGCTCTTCACCCACCACGTCTACTCGCGCGTGGCGGTGACGGAGGAGGAGCTGCGCGCGTACTACGCGGCGCACGAGGCGGACTTCCAGGAGCCGGAGGAGGTCCACGCCGCGCAGATGGTGGTGAAGGGGCTGGACGAGGCGCGCAGGCTCCAGGCCCAGCTCAAGGCGGGCAAGAAGTTCTCCGACCTCGCGCGGCGCTACTCGCTCAGCGCGGACGCCAAGGTGGGGGGCGACCTGGGCTTCTTCCCCCGGGGACAGATGCCGCCGGCCTTCGACGAGGTGGTATTCAAGCTGGGGGTGGGGCAGGTTTCGGACGTGGTGTCCACGGAGTACGGCTACCACCTGTTCAAGGTGCTGGAGCGCAGGTCGGCGAGGAAGCGGGAGCTGGTGGAGGTGCGCGCGAAGGTGGAGGGGCGCCTCTTGGAGGCCAAGCGGGCGGCGGCGCAGGAGGCCTTCGAGAAGGAGCTGCGCGACAAGGCCCAGGTGGTGGTGAACGAGGCCACGCTGCAGACCATCCGCGGGCGGCCGGCGCCGCAGGCGGCGAAGTGA
- a CDS encoding alpha/beta fold hydrolase yields the protein MADLFTKAVERSKEGLLTLTFKPDELYRVPTDDGAAIALGRYHPRGERRFAEPVLLCHGLGANRFHMDFNEQYSLARYLARAGFETWVIELRGRGLAGACADWNFDDQAEHDVRTALRTVMSTGAQQVLWVGHSKGGLMLYAHLARNPQAPVKAAVSLGAPFTFAVQPGLRAFVQRVEPVLKLKVIPTRRVTSIAFFGAPPGPLTRYMMLADNMDPQVVRWALANVPADVAGGVGRQFARWITTSQFTTFDGSFDYREPLAGVKIPFLLIAGSRDLLAPPLAVARAKEHLGGPVKMLVAGRGHGFAADYGHADLILGRKAPDEIFPQVEAFLSSNATPL from the coding sequence ATGGCGGACCTCTTCACCAAGGCGGTGGAGAGGAGCAAGGAGGGGTTGCTGACCCTCACGTTCAAGCCGGACGAGCTGTACCGGGTGCCCACGGACGACGGAGCGGCCATCGCGCTGGGGCGCTACCACCCTCGAGGGGAGCGCCGGTTCGCGGAGCCGGTCCTCCTGTGCCACGGGCTGGGAGCCAACCGCTTCCACATGGACTTCAACGAGCAGTACAGCCTGGCGCGCTACCTGGCGCGGGCGGGGTTCGAGACCTGGGTCATCGAGCTGCGCGGCCGGGGCCTGGCCGGGGCGTGCGCGGACTGGAATTTTGATGATCAGGCTGAACACGATGTGAGAACCGCTTTGCGCACCGTGATGTCCACCGGTGCCCAGCAAGTGCTCTGGGTGGGCCACTCCAAGGGCGGCCTGATGCTCTATGCCCACCTGGCCCGGAACCCCCAGGCGCCGGTGAAGGCGGCGGTGTCCCTGGGTGCACCTTTTACCTTCGCGGTGCAGCCGGGCCTGCGGGCGTTCGTCCAGCGGGTGGAGCCCGTGCTCAAGCTCAAGGTCATCCCCACCCGGCGCGTCACCAGCATCGCGTTCTTCGGGGCGCCGCCGGGGCCGCTCACCCGGTACATGATGCTGGCGGACAACATGGATCCGCAGGTGGTGCGCTGGGCGCTGGCCAACGTGCCGGCGGACGTGGCCGGGGGCGTGGGGCGGCAGTTCGCCCGGTGGATCACCACCAGCCAGTTCACGACGTTCGACGGGAGCTTCGACTACCGCGAGCCGCTCGCCGGGGTGAAGATTCCCTTCCTGCTCATCGCCGGCAGCCGGGACCTGCTCGCGCCGCCCCTGGCGGTGGCCCGGGCGAAGGAGCACCTGGGCGGCCCCGTGAAGATGCTGGTCGCCGGGCGCGGCCACGGCTTCGCGGCGGACTACGGCCACGCGGACCTGATTCTGGGCCGCAAGGCGCCGGACGAAATCTTTCCCCAGGTGGAGGCCTTCCTGTCCTCCAACGCCACCCCGCTGTAG
- a CDS encoding GIY-YIG nuclease family protein, with protein MLRCRDGTLYTGATNNLERRLATHGRGKGAAYTRARLPVTLVWSEPAQDRGAALRREAAIKRLTRADKLRLFARRPGRR; from the coding sequence ATGCTGCGCTGCCGGGACGGCACGCTCTACACGGGTGCCACCAACAACCTGGAGCGCCGCCTGGCCACGCATGGCCGGGGCAAGGGCGCCGCGTACACGCGGGCCCGGCTGCCGGTGACGCTGGTGTGGAGCGAGCCCGCCCAGGACCGCGGTGCCGCCCTGCGCCGCGAGGCCGCCATCAAGCGGCTGACGCGCGCGGACAAGTTGCGGCTGTTCGCGCGGCGCCCGGGACGGCGGTGA
- a CDS encoding radical SAM protein — protein sequence MPAARPHIEPRRVPTADSVVVKELYLSLQGESSHAGMLCGFIRLTGCHLRCTYCDSEFAFHGGSRMKIPDIVEKALAWNTPTVEVTGGEPLLQPGVYPLMEALLDAGLKVLLETSGAIDVRLVPPAVHKIVDMKTPSSGECDRNDYRNLTSMNANDELKIVIGSRVDYEWARALVQEHQLGRKPYSVLFSTIFDKLHPRQLAEWIIEDRLPVRFQLQMHKYLWDPNERGV from the coding sequence ATGCCTGCCGCACGCCCGCACATCGAGCCCCGCCGCGTCCCCACCGCTGACTCCGTCGTGGTGAAGGAACTCTATCTCTCCCTCCAGGGCGAGTCGTCCCACGCCGGCATGCTGTGCGGCTTCATCCGCCTCACCGGCTGCCACCTGCGCTGCACGTACTGCGACAGCGAGTTCGCCTTCCACGGCGGCAGCCGCATGAAGATTCCCGACATCGTCGAGAAGGCGCTGGCCTGGAACACGCCCACCGTGGAGGTGACGGGCGGCGAGCCCCTGCTCCAGCCTGGCGTGTACCCGCTGATGGAGGCGCTCCTGGACGCGGGCCTCAAGGTGCTGCTGGAGACGAGCGGCGCCATCGACGTGCGGCTCGTGCCCCCGGCCGTCCACAAAATCGTGGACATGAAGACGCCGTCGTCCGGCGAGTGCGACCGCAACGACTACCGCAACCTCACGTCCATGAACGCCAACGACGAGCTGAAGATCGTCATCGGCTCACGCGTGGACTACGAGTGGGCGCGCGCGCTCGTGCAGGAGCACCAGCTGGGACGGAAGCCCTACAGCGTCCTGTTCTCCACCATCTTCGACAAGCTCCACCCGCGCCAGTTGGCGGAGTGGATCATCGAGGACCGGCTGCCGGTGCGCTTCCAGCTCCAGATGCACAAGTACCTCTGGGACCCCAACGAGCGCGGCGTGTGA
- the nudC gene encoding NAD(+) diphosphatase, with product MSPLKRFQPGQEPPARPRDTALLFAARGMDLLVSERDGRLDLPRASALPEVSASAHFLGMLDDTDCYAAPLPGDFAPPEGLKFVPARSLYKQVDEATFAVAGRALSICEWDLNHRFCGKCGTATQLVPGERARRCPVDHTPFYPRIAPAVIVLITRGDEMLLARNASFPEPFFSTVAGFVDPGESLEETVLREVKEEVGVDLRNVTYFGSQPWPFGRSLMVGFMAEYAGGDVVVDGKEIAEARWFGVDDLPRIPPRLSIARHLIDTFIDRVKARRT from the coding sequence GTGAGCCCCCTCAAACGCTTCCAGCCCGGCCAAGAACCGCCCGCTCGCCCGCGCGACACCGCGCTCCTGTTCGCCGCGCGCGGCATGGACCTGCTCGTGTCCGAGCGCGACGGCCGCCTCGACCTGCCCCGGGCTTCCGCCCTGCCGGAGGTCTCGGCCAGCGCCCACTTCCTGGGCATGCTCGACGACACGGACTGCTACGCGGCGCCCCTGCCCGGGGACTTCGCGCCGCCGGAGGGGCTGAAGTTCGTGCCCGCCCGCTCGCTCTACAAGCAGGTGGACGAGGCAACCTTCGCCGTGGCGGGCCGCGCGCTCTCCATCTGCGAGTGGGACCTGAACCACCGCTTCTGCGGCAAGTGCGGCACGGCCACGCAGCTGGTGCCCGGCGAGCGCGCGCGCCGCTGCCCGGTGGACCACACGCCGTTCTATCCGCGCATCGCTCCGGCGGTCATCGTCCTCATCACCCGGGGTGACGAGATGCTGCTCGCGCGCAACGCGTCCTTCCCGGAGCCCTTCTTCAGCACCGTGGCGGGCTTCGTGGACCCTGGCGAGTCGCTGGAGGAGACCGTGCTGCGCGAGGTGAAGGAGGAGGTGGGCGTGGACCTGAGGAACGTCACCTACTTCGGCAGCCAGCCGTGGCCCTTCGGCCGCTCGCTGATGGTGGGCTTCATGGCCGAGTACGCGGGCGGCGACGTCGTCGTGGACGGCAAGGAGATCGCCGAGGCGCGCTGGTTCGGCGTGGACGACCTGCCGCGCATCCCGCCCCGCCTGAGCATCGCGCGCCACCTCATCGACACCTTCATTGACCGGGTGAAGGCCCGCCGGACTTGA
- a CDS encoding FKBP-type peptidyl-prolyl cis-trans isomerase yields MLRSLLLCAVLALAGCGDDDSSSSGDPAKVTYAESLGVDLSAMNKSESGLYTQDLVVGTGKEAVNKSYVYVHYAGWLPDGSMFDNSRARGEPIDFVLGNGNVIKGWEEGLVGMRVGGKRKLVIPSDLGYGSRGSAPVIPSNAVLVFDVELMNVF; encoded by the coding sequence ATGCTTCGTTCCCTTCTGCTGTGCGCGGTGCTGGCCCTGGCCGGCTGTGGTGATGACGACTCATCGTCCTCGGGTGACCCCGCGAAGGTGACCTACGCCGAGTCCCTGGGCGTGGACCTGTCCGCGATGAACAAGAGCGAGTCCGGGCTCTACACGCAGGACCTGGTCGTGGGCACCGGCAAGGAGGCCGTGAACAAGAGCTACGTGTACGTCCACTACGCGGGCTGGCTGCCGGACGGCTCCATGTTCGACAACAGCCGCGCGCGCGGTGAGCCCATCGACTTCGTTCTGGGCAATGGCAACGTCATCAAGGGCTGGGAGGAGGGGCTCGTCGGCATGCGCGTGGGTGGCAAGCGCAAGCTCGTCATCCCTTCCGACCTGGGCTACGGCTCGCGCGGCTCCGCGCCCGTCATCCCCAGCAACGCCGTGCTCGTCTTCGACGTGGAGCTGATGAACGTCTTCTGA
- a CDS encoding MFS transporter, whose product MQTPSEPAPSASLRPSLVWLMAVAGAVTVANLYYNQPLLGDIGRTLGADGSALGLVPTLTQVGYAVGMLFLVPLGDSLERRKVILLLCGCVGVALVAAGLAPSLHVLVAASFAIGVTTVVPQMLIPFAAQLAAPSERGRVVGMVMSGLLIGILLSRTAAGFVGTHLGWRTMFFMAAGLMGVTGVVLRFTLPSAPPVAAMPYPQLMRSLIHLARTEPVLRLHALLGGLTFGAFSAFWATLALYLRSLPGHYDAQVAGLFGVVGVAGAVIAPLVGRFADRGAGRRINALAIAVLLASFGVLWLWGHSLWGIALGVVLLDLGAQANQIANQARVYSLRPDARSRLNTLYMVTYFVGGAAGAWAGMSAWTRAGWPGVCAVGAAMSLTALVAVLWGARRLPATHAPAT is encoded by the coding sequence ATGCAGACGCCCTCTGAACCCGCGCCTTCCGCTTCGCTTCGTCCCTCGCTCGTCTGGCTGATGGCGGTGGCCGGCGCCGTCACCGTCGCGAACCTCTATTACAACCAGCCCCTCCTGGGAGACATCGGCCGGACGTTGGGTGCGGACGGCAGCGCGCTGGGGCTGGTGCCCACGCTGACGCAGGTGGGCTACGCGGTGGGCATGCTGTTCCTGGTGCCGCTGGGGGACAGCCTGGAGCGCCGCAAGGTCATCCTCCTGTTGTGTGGCTGCGTGGGCGTGGCGCTGGTGGCCGCGGGGCTTGCTCCCAGCCTGCACGTGCTGGTGGCGGCGAGCTTCGCCATCGGCGTCACCACGGTGGTGCCGCAGATGCTCATCCCGTTCGCGGCGCAGCTCGCGGCGCCCTCGGAGCGCGGACGCGTGGTGGGCATGGTGATGAGCGGGCTGCTCATCGGCATCCTCCTGTCGCGCACGGCGGCGGGCTTCGTGGGCACGCACCTGGGCTGGCGCACCATGTTCTTCATGGCCGCGGGGCTGATGGGGGTGACGGGCGTGGTGCTGCGCTTCACGCTGCCCTCGGCGCCGCCGGTGGCCGCCATGCCCTATCCGCAGTTGATGCGGTCGCTCATCCACCTGGCCCGCACGGAGCCCGTGCTGCGGCTGCACGCGCTCCTGGGCGGACTGACCTTCGGCGCGTTCAGCGCCTTCTGGGCCACGCTGGCGCTCTATCTGCGCTCGCTGCCCGGGCACTACGACGCGCAGGTCGCGGGCCTCTTCGGCGTGGTGGGCGTGGCGGGCGCGGTCATCGCGCCGCTGGTGGGGCGCTTCGCGGACCGGGGCGCTGGCCGCCGCATCAACGCGCTGGCCATCGCCGTGCTGCTGGCGTCCTTTGGCGTGCTGTGGCTGTGGGGGCACTCGCTGTGGGGCATCGCGCTGGGCGTGGTGCTGCTGGACCTGGGCGCTCAGGCGAATCAGATCGCCAACCAGGCGCGGGTGTACTCGCTGCGGCCTGACGCCCGGAGCCGGCTCAACACCCTCTACATGGTGACGTACTTCGTGGGCGGCGCCGCGGGCGCGTGGGCGGGCATGTCGGCGTGGACGCGCGCGGGCTGGCCGGGCGTGTGCGCCGTGGGCGCGGCGATGTCGCTCACCGCGCTGGTGGCCGTGCTCTGGGGCGCGCGACGCCTGCCGGCGACCCACGCCCCCGCGACCTGA
- a CDS encoding GNAT family N-acetyltransferase, protein MNDLRFDFIDPRHPLYEGELELRFRVLREPLGHAREDVKFPFEDESLHLVAHAGGVVQGCVLFNPEDARGGRLFQMAVLPSLQGKGLGAKLVRALEDELRKRGFGHVHLHARGPVVPFYERLGYAVYGEPFVEVGIPHRHMQRDL, encoded by the coding sequence ATGAATGACCTCCGCTTCGACTTCATCGACCCCCGCCACCCGCTCTACGAGGGGGAGCTGGAGCTGCGCTTCCGCGTGCTGCGCGAGCCGCTGGGCCATGCCCGCGAGGACGTGAAGTTCCCCTTCGAGGACGAGAGCCTCCACCTGGTGGCCCACGCGGGCGGCGTCGTGCAGGGCTGCGTGCTCTTCAACCCGGAGGACGCGCGCGGCGGCCGGCTCTTCCAGATGGCGGTGCTGCCGTCCCTGCAGGGCAAGGGCCTGGGCGCGAAGCTGGTGCGCGCGCTGGAGGACGAGCTGCGCAAGCGCGGGTTCGGCCACGTGCACCTGCACGCGCGGGGCCCCGTCGTCCCCTTCTACGAGCGGCTGGGCTACGCCGTGTATGGCGAGCCCTTCGTCGAGGTGGGCATCCCCCACCGTCACATGCAGCGCGACCTCTGA